From the Clostridium putrefaciens genome, one window contains:
- a CDS encoding HAMP domain-containing sensor histidine kinase — protein MREKKLDYNENKKKLANLLLKNYILLYFIMTGILFLSLIIATLIGTALYFNLQDSILDDPSSIMRDDYTNINSEKIENLGGYIEVINNTGEVIFRKGSPTTKIKKYDLKSFNEIINNSLYLPYSSSDPNSSTYNYIYKTVYNKEKDFLLIIAIPRDSAESFRMNHRKLSPKYFIMLAVFIALFILLLGLIVYSRISSKNFVKPLKLLIEGSNKISNGDYSARIYLKSKTEFGELRDVFNSMAEKLENEKMLKEKSEELRRRLILDISHDLKNPLSIVLGYSDYLIKNESISESESKRYLNVINQNTLRANNLLTELFEFSKLQSVNFKLKTEDLDICEFLRELIASYIPKMEDKNFQYDFDIPEKTIIATFDKNHLDRALSNIIMNSIKYNPNNTNFIMCLYTINKDIIITIEDNGIGIPTHLQKDIFNPFVRVDASRNHKSGGTGLGLAISKSLIEMHNGNINLESDLNKGTKFTILLNNCLTS, from the coding sequence ATGAGAGAAAAAAAACTTGATTATAACGAAAATAAAAAGAAACTAGCAAATCTTTTATTAAAAAATTATATATTATTATATTTCATAATGACGGGTATCTTATTTTTATCTTTAATAATTGCTACACTTATAGGTACGGCGCTTTATTTTAACCTCCAAGATTCTATTTTAGATGATCCAAGTAGCATAATGAGAGATGATTATACTAATATTAATTCTGAAAAGATTGAAAACCTTGGCGGATACATAGAAGTCATTAACAATACTGGAGAGGTTATATTTAGAAAAGGAAGTCCTACTACAAAAATCAAAAAATATGATTTAAAATCATTTAATGAAATCATTAATAATTCCCTATATCTACCCTATTCATCTTCTGATCCTAACAGTTCTACTTATAACTATATTTATAAAACTGTATACAATAAAGAAAAAGACTTTTTACTCATTATTGCAATACCTAGGGACTCTGCTGAAAGTTTTAGGATGAATCATAGAAAGTTATCACCTAAATATTTTATTATGTTAGCAGTTTTTATAGCACTTTTTATTTTGTTATTAGGCCTTATTGTATATTCTAGAATATCCTCTAAAAATTTTGTTAAGCCCTTAAAATTACTTATAGAAGGCTCTAATAAAATATCAAATGGAGACTATTCAGCTAGAATCTACTTAAAATCTAAAACAGAATTTGGAGAATTACGAGATGTATTCAATAGTATGGCAGAAAAACTAGAAAATGAAAAGATGTTAAAGGAAAAATCTGAAGAGCTTAGAAGACGCCTAATACTAGATATTTCTCACGACTTAAAAAATCCTCTTTCTATAGTCCTTGGCTATTCAGATTATTTAATCAAAAATGAATCTATTAGTGAAAGTGAATCTAAAAGATATTTAAATGTAATAAATCAAAATACGCTTAGGGCAAATAACTTGCTTACTGAACTTTTCGAGTTTTCCAAACTTCAAAGTGTTAATTTTAAATTAAAAACTGAAGACTTAGATATTTGTGAGTTTTTAAGAGAGCTTATTGCTTCATACATACCTAAGATGGAAGATAAGAACTTTCAATATGATTTTGATATTCCCGAAAAGACTATAATCGCCACCTTTGATAAAAATCATTTAGACAGAGCTCTTAGTAATATAATAATGAATTCTATAAAGTATAATCCTAATAACACGAACTTTATTATGTGTTTATATACTATTAATAAAGACATAATCATTACGATAGAAGATAATGGCATAGGTATACCTACCCATCTTCAAAAAGATATCTTTAATCCTTTTGTAAGAGTTGATGCATCAAGAAATCATAAAAGTGGTGGTACAGGACTTGGTCTTGCTATATCTAAAAGTCTTATAGAAATGCACAATGGAAATATAAATTTAGAAAGTGATTTAAATAAAGGTACTAAATTCACAATTCTTTTAAATAATTGTTTAACATCATAA
- a CDS encoding response regulator transcription factor, translating to MNILIAEDEQDIRDLIELHLTMEEYTVFKAEDGVEALNILKNTPIDLAILDVMMPKLNGFSLLKEIRNISEIPVIFLTARDEDTDKILGLGLGADDYMTKPFSPLELMARIQAQLRRYYKYSDKKSRVNFTVGDLVLDKESCSISKDNNPLDFNAKEYKILELLMENPGRVYTKKQLYELVWKDTYYDDDNTIMVHISHIRDKIEDNPRSPKYLKTIRGIGYKLEKI from the coding sequence TTGAATATACTAATTGCTGAAGATGAACAAGATATACGTGACTTAATTGAATTGCATCTAACTATGGAAGAGTATACAGTCTTTAAGGCAGAAGATGGTGTAGAAGCTCTAAACATATTAAAAAATACCCCTATAGACCTTGCTATACTAGATGTGATGATGCCAAAACTTAATGGTTTTTCCCTTTTAAAAGAGATTAGAAACATAAGTGAAATCCCTGTAATCTTTCTAACAGCTAGAGATGAAGACACAGATAAAATTCTAGGACTCGGCCTTGGCGCTGATGATTATATGACAAAACCTTTTAGTCCTTTAGAACTTATGGCAAGAATTCAAGCTCAACTTAGGAGATATTATAAATACTCTGATAAAAAATCAAGAGTAAACTTTACTGTAGGCGATTTAGTTTTAGACAAAGAAAGTTGTTCTATTTCTAAAGATAATAATCCCTTAGATTTTAATGCTAAAGAATATAAAATATTAGAACTGCTTATGGAGAACCCCGGTAGGGTTTACACTAAAAAACAATTGTATGAACTAGTTTGGAAGGATACCTACTACGATGATGATAATACAATAATGGTTCATATAAGCCATATAAGAGATAAAATTGAAGATAACCCTAGATCCCCTAAGTATTTAAAAACCATAAGAGGTATAGGCTATAAATTGGAGAAAATATAA
- a CDS encoding alpha/beta hydrolase — protein MKSSKFMFTDKKGKDINTYKWEPDNLSKDKGLVIQIAHGMAETALRYKRLAEKLTEDGYIVYANDHRGHGKTAGKVENLGYISEDDGFYDMIYDMNELTQIIKKENQGKKVVLFGHSMGSFLSQRYIQMYPNELNGLILCGSNGKPKPIVSIGKGLAKIQIKSKGERAKSGLMNKLSFGSFNKHFEPTRTDFDWLSRDESEVDKYINDPYCGAIFTTSYYYYFLKGLKDIHKEENLKNIPKNIPIFIISGGEDPVGNYGEGIKNLVNLYRELGVTNLDSKIYQGARHELLNEINKEEVMNDILCWIKRQRFV, from the coding sequence ATGAAAAGTAGTAAATTTATGTTTACAGATAAAAAAGGTAAAGACATTAATACTTATAAATGGGAGCCCGATAACTTATCAAAAGACAAAGGGTTAGTCATTCAAATCGCTCATGGTATGGCAGAAACTGCGCTAAGATATAAAAGGTTAGCAGAAAAGCTTACAGAAGATGGTTATATAGTATATGCGAACGATCATAGAGGTCATGGAAAGACAGCAGGTAAGGTAGAAAACTTAGGTTATATATCAGAAGATGATGGATTTTACGATATGATTTATGATATGAACGAACTAACTCAAATAATAAAGAAAGAAAATCAAGGTAAAAAAGTTGTTTTATTTGGACATAGTATGGGGTCGTTTTTATCCCAAAGATACATTCAAATGTACCCAAATGAATTAAATGGTCTAATACTTTGTGGAAGTAATGGAAAGCCAAAACCTATAGTTTCTATTGGCAAAGGTTTAGCTAAAATTCAAATAAAGAGCAAAGGAGAAAGGGCAAAAAGTGGCCTTATGAATAAACTTTCATTTGGTAGTTTTAATAAGCATTTTGAACCAACAAGAACAGACTTTGATTGGTTAAGTAGAGATGAAAGTGAGGTTGATAAATATATAAATGATCCTTATTGTGGAGCTATATTTACAACTTCTTATTATTACTATTTTTTAAAGGGATTAAAGGATATTCATAAAGAAGAAAATCTTAAAAACATACCTAAAAACATACCTATTTTTATAATTTCAGGTGGGGAAGATCCTGTAGGTAACTATGGTGAGGGTATAAAGAACCTTGTTAATTTGTATAGGGAATTAGGAGTAACTAATTTAGATTCTAAGATTTATCAAGGTGCAAGACATGAACTTTTAAATGAAATTAATAAAGAAGAGGTGATGAATGATATTTTATGTTGGATAAAAAGACAAAGGTTTGTTTAG
- a CDS encoding TspO/MBR family protein has product MKNVFKVKGKYDLGALIISLIITEGIGFVIGMFISNSTDIYSNLIKPSFAPPGYVFPIVWGIMYALMAIAAYRIYLHGKSGVNIKPALFLYAIQLILNFLWSFIFFKFNLYGLAFVELCLLWLAIVITTVKFYKIDKVSAYLMIPYILWVTFAGVLNFCVWKLNEM; this is encoded by the coding sequence ATGAAAAATGTTTTTAAAGTTAAAGGTAAATATGACTTAGGGGCTCTTATAATAAGTTTAATTATAACGGAAGGAATAGGTTTTGTTATTGGGATGTTTATATCTAATAGCACTGATATTTATTCAAATTTAATAAAGCCAAGTTTTGCACCTCCAGGATATGTGTTTCCAATAGTTTGGGGAATTATGTATGCATTAATGGCAATTGCAGCTTACAGAATTTATCTTCATGGTAAAAGTGGAGTTAATATTAAACCAGCACTTTTCTTATACGCTATACAGCTTATCTTAAATTTTTTATGGTCCTTTATATTCTTTAAGTTTAATTTATATGGATTGGCATTTGTAGAACTTTGTTTATTATGGTTAGCCATTGTAATTACTACAGTTAAATTCTATAAGATTGATAAGGTTTCTGCATATCTTATGATTCCATATATACTTTGGGTCACATTTGCAGGGGTGTTAAACTTTTGTGTGTGGAAGTTAAATGAAATGTAA
- a CDS encoding amidohydrolase has translation MLIKNAKIYTMAKENYENGSILIKNGKITKIGEDIKAPLGDQIIDVKGAFLMPGIIDAHCHIGGQEANMGFEGSDINEMSDPITPELRALDAINPRDEAFTKAICGGVTSVMTGPGSANVIGGTFVAIKTFGISIDDMVIKEPAAMKVAFGENPKRVYNSKNKMPSTRMATAALLRKALFDAKNYKIKKENAKEKDEFFETNFKMEALLPVIDKKIPLKAHAHRADDILTAIRIAKEFDVLLTLDHCTEGHVISKYIKESGYPAIVGPTMSFNSKIELSNKSFSTPKVLIDSGVKVAIMTDHPVIEQQYLSLCAGLATKEGLSFEDALKAITINAAEIIGIDNRVGSLEIGKDADIAIFDGNPLESMTNCLYTIIDGEVVYKM, from the coding sequence ATGTTAATAAAAAATGCTAAAATATATACTATGGCCAAAGAAAATTATGAAAATGGATCTATTTTAATTAAAAATGGTAAGATTACAAAGATAGGTGAAGATATTAAGGCGCCTTTAGGGGATCAGATTATTGATGTTAAGGGAGCGTTCTTAATGCCAGGTATAATAGATGCTCACTGTCATATTGGTGGTCAAGAAGCTAATATGGGATTTGAAGGTTCAGACATAAATGAAATGAGTGATCCTATAACTCCAGAACTTAGGGCTTTAGATGCTATAAATCCTAGAGATGAAGCCTTTACAAAGGCAATATGTGGAGGCGTAACTTCTGTTATGACAGGGCCTGGCAGTGCAAATGTTATAGGGGGCACCTTTGTTGCTATTAAAACATTTGGAATATCTATTGATGATATGGTGATTAAGGAGCCTGCAGCAATGAAAGTAGCCTTTGGAGAGAATCCAAAGAGAGTATATAACAGTAAAAACAAAATGCCATCTACGAGAATGGCTACAGCTGCATTACTTAGAAAAGCTTTATTTGATGCAAAGAACTATAAAATAAAAAAAGAAAATGCTAAAGAAAAAGATGAGTTTTTTGAAACTAATTTTAAGATGGAAGCTTTGCTTCCGGTTATAGATAAAAAGATACCATTAAAGGCGCACGCACATAGAGCAGATGATATATTAACGGCTATAAGAATAGCAAAAGAGTTTGATGTTCTTTTAACTCTAGATCATTGTACTGAGGGACATGTTATATCAAAATATATAAAAGAATCAGGATATCCTGCTATAGTAGGACCTACTATGAGTTTTAATTCTAAAATAGAGCTGTCAAATAAATCCTTTTCAACTCCCAAGGTTTTAATAGATTCAGGTGTTAAAGTTGCAATAATGACAGATCATCCAGTTATAGAGCAACAGTATCTATCATTATGTGCTGGGCTTGCTACTAAGGAAGGGTTAAGCTTTGAAGATGCACTTAAAGCCATAACCATTAATGCTGCAGAAATTATTGGAATTGATAATAGGGTAGGTAGCCTTGAAATAGGCAAAGATGCAGATATAGCAATATTTGATGGTAATCCACTAGAATCTATGACTAATTGTTTGTATACCATAATAGACGGGGAAGTAGTCTATAAAATGTAG
- a CDS encoding LrgB family protein, translating into MDEIINSPLFGVLISLVCFEISIALYNKFKAPLLNPLLISTILIISTLLMFNISFEQYNSGGKFISFFLGPATVVLAVPLYNKLELLKKNLIPLLSGILVGSIAGIVSIIFLSYTLNLDLSIIKSLIPKSTTVPIGIEISKGLGGIPSLTVFAIIVSGIIGSIIGPLLFKIFKIDDSLSKGIAFGTASHALGTAKAFEIGETEGAISSICIAVAGIITVFISPLIYNICTIILGL; encoded by the coding sequence TTGGATGAAATAATTAATTCTCCTTTATTTGGAGTGCTAATATCTTTAGTATGTTTTGAAATAAGTATTGCTTTATATAATAAATTTAAAGCTCCCTTATTAAACCCTTTGCTCATAAGTACTATCTTAATAATTTCTACATTACTTATGTTTAACATAAGCTTTGAACAATACAATTCTGGAGGTAAGTTTATTTCATTTTTCCTAGGACCTGCAACCGTTGTTCTTGCAGTACCATTATATAATAAGCTAGAATTATTAAAGAAGAATCTTATACCACTTTTATCAGGCATATTAGTAGGTAGTATAGCTGGAATAGTATCCATAATATTTTTATCTTATACTTTAAACTTGGATTTAAGCATAATAAAATCATTAATACCTAAATCCACTACAGTCCCTATAGGTATAGAGATATCTAAAGGTCTAGGCGGCATACCCTCCCTTACAGTATTTGCAATAATTGTTTCTGGAATAATAGGTTCTATAATTGGGCCTTTATTATTTAAAATATTTAAAATTGATGATAGCCTATCAAAGGGTATTGCTTTTGGAACTGCTTCTCATGCATTAGGTACTGCTAAGGCCTTTGAAATTGGTGAAACAGAAGGTGCTATAAGTAGTATTTGTATCGCTGTAGCGGGTATAATAACAGTATTTATTTCTCCATTAATATATAATATATGTACAATCATCTTAGGTCTTTAA
- a CDS encoding CidA/LrgA family protein, producing the protein MKILKELMIILSFYLLGELIHNIFKVPVPGNIIAMIILLLSLMFNIIRLEQINNVSKFFLDNLAFFFIPAGVGLITSINLLKDNFHKILFVCFISTIIVMLVSAKTTSFLINRKRKRGI; encoded by the coding sequence ATGAAGATTCTGAAAGAACTTATGATTATTTTGTCGTTTTATCTTTTAGGTGAACTTATCCATAATATCTTTAAGGTACCTGTACCAGGAAATATTATTGCTATGATTATATTATTGCTTTCTTTAATGTTTAATATTATAAGATTAGAACAAATAAATAATGTAAGCAAGTTTTTCTTAGATAATTTAGCATTTTTCTTCATTCCAGCTGGAGTTGGTCTCATAACTTCAATAAATTTACTTAAAGATAATTTCCACAAAATATTGTTTGTATGTTTTATAAGTACAATAATTGTAATGTTAGTTTCTGCTAAGACCACAAGTTTTCTTATAAATCGTAAAAGAAAGAGAGGTATCTAA
- a CDS encoding VIT domain-containing protein: MSKYGLRDKRFSEDEVQLKRVSISGNICGEFVEFSMSQVYENNTDSNIDAVYIFPLPDTAVLSGFEAILGGKTLKAIVEDKEDSYKIYENALESGINIISIDQDEDNVFTISIGNILPNETVKINITYMDQLLYEDNSFKLMIPNIIAPQPMEDEELNKEKPQYKLNMNLLVESFNKLDIYSPTHGIHVNREDDTLCKVTFKEGQMLHKDFVLMMKEVENEEYSGMLYNYDGINEEEGILYLRLYPKLDYEESHEGQNYDFLMDISDSMEGDKLEETKNALHLCLRNLDEGDDFNIIAFSKDLKVFSKNGKVPYNDENLQKASEWIDEIKVEPGADVFESLKYALQEKNVDGNSTILLFTDDMVEEEDEIIDYVKENIGDNRIFTFGVDTVVNSYFINKMAEIGYGRPEFIYAGERIDDMVLRQFNRITNPQVDVLSIDWGAMKVQRTYPTTIDYLYDREPISIFAKVSGEIGGKVTIKGKVGEEEYIKTIDLDKLDLDVNAYLIEKVWSRKRIESLTEKIRGERGPLKDSMRETIIELSKEYGIISKETSFVMLEQMEDPVLGMSMNNIIPIQISEEAMKNISEGYFLDSPSFFYKVDIREKMIEEGLDKEKAKKAIVYDRENLLRIIAKNQLADGAFCNKKEGNLQQKIESTAVSILAFTLGKEDVKIYMNQINKALRYVIKATKENEKLLNERLTYIVVLALKSSIEKRLVRQPSRSKIEDYIEILKDKIKENKYMHIEDILTMGKNSELKNATSSIISLNKEENVSEESLITSKDTQNILDIAKRAIQKTL, translated from the coding sequence TTGAGTAAGTATGGGTTAAGAGACAAAAGATTTTCTGAAGATGAGGTACAACTAAAAAGGGTAAGTATAAGCGGAAATATATGTGGGGAATTCGTTGAATTTTCTATGTCGCAGGTGTATGAAAATAACACAGATAGTAATATAGATGCTGTGTATATATTTCCACTCCCAGATACTGCAGTATTAAGTGGCTTTGAAGCAATTTTAGGAGGGAAGACTTTAAAGGCTATAGTAGAAGATAAAGAAGACTCGTATAAGATCTATGAAAATGCATTAGAGAGTGGAATAAACATTATAAGCATAGATCAAGATGAAGATAACGTATTCACAATATCCATAGGAAATATTTTACCTAATGAAACTGTTAAGATTAATATAACTTATATGGATCAGCTTTTATATGAAGATAATAGCTTTAAATTAATGATTCCAAATATAATAGCTCCTCAACCTATGGAGGATGAAGAGTTAAATAAAGAAAAGCCTCAATATAAGTTAAATATGAACTTATTAGTGGAATCCTTTAATAAATTAGATATATATTCACCTACACATGGAATTCATGTTAATAGAGAAGATGATACCTTGTGCAAAGTAACATTTAAAGAGGGCCAAATGCTTCATAAGGACTTTGTGTTAATGATGAAAGAAGTTGAAAATGAAGAGTACAGTGGTATGTTATACAATTATGATGGTATAAATGAAGAGGAGGGTATATTATACCTTAGACTTTATCCAAAACTTGATTATGAAGAGTCTCATGAGGGACAAAATTATGATTTTCTAATGGATATCTCTGATTCTATGGAAGGAGATAAACTTGAAGAAACAAAAAATGCACTTCATCTTTGTCTTAGAAATCTTGATGAGGGTGATGATTTTAATATAATAGCCTTTAGTAAGGATCTTAAAGTATTTTCTAAAAATGGTAAGGTACCTTATAATGATGAAAATTTACAAAAGGCTTCAGAATGGATAGATGAAATAAAGGTAGAACCAGGTGCAGATGTTTTTGAAAGCTTAAAATATGCTCTTCAAGAGAAGAATGTAGATGGGAATAGTACAATATTATTATTTACAGATGATATGGTAGAAGAGGAAGATGAAATAATAGATTATGTAAAAGAGAATATAGGGGATAATAGAATATTTACCTTTGGAGTAGATACGGTAGTTAATAGTTACTTTATAAACAAGATGGCTGAAATAGGTTATGGAAGACCTGAGTTTATATATGCAGGGGAAAGAATTGATGATATGGTATTAAGACAGTTTAATAGAATAACTAATCCGCAGGTAGATGTGTTATCTATTGACTGGGGTGCAATGAAAGTTCAAAGGACATATCCTACAACCATAGATTATCTCTATGATAGAGAACCTATTTCTATATTCGCAAAGGTTAGTGGCGAAATAGGAGGTAAGGTTACTATAAAAGGAAAAGTGGGAGAAGAAGAATATATAAAGACTATTGACCTAGATAAGCTAGATTTAGACGTCAATGCATACCTTATAGAAAAGGTATGGAGTAGAAAAAGGATAGAATCCCTTACAGAGAAGATTCGTGGAGAAAGAGGACCTTTGAAAGATTCTATGAGAGAAACTATAATAGAATTATCTAAAGAATACGGTATAATAAGTAAGGAGACTTCATTTGTTATGCTAGAACAAATGGAAGACCCAGTTCTTGGGATGTCTATGAACAATATTATACCAATACAAATATCAGAAGAAGCTATGAAAAATATATCTGAAGGCTATTTTCTTGATTCACCAAGCTTTTTTTATAAGGTAGATATAAGAGAAAAGATGATAGAAGAAGGTTTAGATAAAGAAAAGGCTAAAAAAGCAATAGTATACGATAGAGAAAATCTATTAAGAATAATTGCAAAAAATCAATTAGCAGATGGAGCCTTTTGTAATAAAAAAGAAGGAAATCTTCAACAAAAAATTGAGAGTACCGCTGTTAGTATATTGGCATTTACACTTGGAAAAGAAGATGTAAAGATTTATATGAATCAAATAAATAAAGCATTAAGATATGTTATAAAGGCCACAAAAGAAAATGAAAAGTTATTAAATGAAAGATTAACATATATTGTTGTATTAGCACTTAAGTCATCTATAGAAAAAAGATTAGTAAGGCAACCTAGTAGGTCAAAGATCGAAGATTATATAGAAATATTAAAAGATAAGATTAAAGAAAATAAATATATGCATATAGAAGATATTCTAACAATGGGAAAAAATTCAGAACTTAAAAATGCTACATCATCTATTATATCCTTAAACAAAGAAGAAAATGTAAGCGAAGAATCTTTAATAACATCTAAAGATACACAAAATATCTTAGATATTGCAAAGCGTGCTATACAAAAGACTTTATAA
- a CDS encoding tetratricopeptide repeat protein: MGKITLKLVLELLFIFIGSSVAFNYSKVMGNIFIIGYFASKLFVKRYLIYTMIANKYFKKDNLNKTISYYDKAINIKSCKARVIINYAYILLRDSNVYKANEVISLIDERKLPLELNDEMNYNMVTSLIEWKNGNLDTCINILKSTYEKYKNTTLYESLGYLLVVSGDYEEALSFNLEAIKYDENNNIIMDNLGETYYYLGQYDKALDIYKILFTKNVTFPEAYYYYGLVLKNTGDSKKALEMFKKSLSLKESFLSNLKNESIEKEIELLK; encoded by the coding sequence ATGGGTAAAATTACGTTAAAGTTAGTACTAGAATTATTATTTATATTTATAGGGTCTTCAGTTGCATTTAATTACAGCAAAGTTATGGGTAATATATTTATTATAGGCTATTTTGCTTCTAAGTTGTTTGTCAAAAGATATCTTATATATACCATGATTGCAAATAAGTATTTCAAAAAAGATAATTTAAATAAGACTATATCATACTACGACAAGGCTATAAATATAAAATCTTGTAAAGCTAGAGTTATAATTAATTATGCATACATACTTCTTAGAGATAGTAATGTTTATAAAGCAAATGAAGTAATTAGTCTTATAGATGAAAGAAAGCTTCCACTAGAATTAAATGATGAAATGAATTATAATATGGTAACTTCATTAATAGAATGGAAAAATGGCAACTTAGATACTTGCATTAATATTTTAAAAAGCACCTATGAAAAATATAAAAATACTACACTTTATGAAAGCCTTGGTTACTTACTTGTTGTAAGCGGTGATTATGAGGAAGCTTTAAGCTTTAATCTAGAAGCTATAAAATATGATGAAAATAATAACATTATAATGGACAACCTTGGAGAAACCTATTATTACTTAGGCCAATATGATAAGGCTTTAGATATATACAAAATATTATTTACTAAAAATGTAACCTTCCCCGAAGCTTACTATTATTACGGTCTAGTACTAAAGAATACAGGAGATTCAAAAAAGGCATTAGAAATGTTTAAAAAATCATTAAGCTTAAAAGAGTCTTTCCTAAGTAATTTAAAAAATGAATCTATAGAAAAAGAAATAGAGCTTTTAAAATAA
- a CDS encoding S41 family peptidase: MNKNREIRWKEDIEYLSKELQKKHKNLFFKNSKKVFENNIEDLKCNLKYFDDYEIYIQISKIIASIKDAHTSVSLPIRLLLPFQCYWFFDGVYITDITKEYEDILYGKMIAINGMDMESVIDRLSSIISYENDSFLKSQLPKYIPAIELLYGLEILDEINSVEITIQYKDGTKKNVQIKSLPLTEAQKELNDKNSNSLKYYKLPLYRRDTNKYYWFNYIKEEEIIYFKYNRCKDMEIESVVSVGKRIIKLINKNPIQKIIIDLRNNFGGNSTLLDTFIQDLSKTDKINKKGSIFVIVGRESFSSALLNMFSLKENTNAIFVGEESGGKPNCYGEVERFRLINSGLNICYSTKYYELISGEDPHAFIPDIKIDLTIDNYKKAEDPCLSYILRV, translated from the coding sequence ATGAATAAGAATCGTGAAATTAGATGGAAAGAAGATATTGAATATTTATCAAAAGAACTTCAAAAGAAACATAAAAACTTATTTTTTAAAAACTCGAAAAAGGTATTTGAAAATAATATAGAGGATTTAAAATGTAATCTTAAGTATTTCGATGATTATGAAATTTACATACAAATATCAAAGATTATTGCATCTATTAAAGATGCACATACTTCAGTTTCTTTACCTATTAGACTGTTGCTTCCTTTTCAGTGCTATTGGTTCTTTGATGGAGTATATATAACAGATATTACAAAAGAATATGAAGATATATTATATGGTAAAATGATAGCAATAAATGGTATGGATATGGAAAGTGTTATAGATAGATTATCTTCTATAATATCTTATGAAAATGATTCTTTTTTAAAGTCACAACTTCCAAAATATATACCAGCCATTGAACTTCTTTATGGACTTGAAATATTGGATGAAATTAATAGTGTAGAAATAACTATTCAATATAAAGATGGTACTAAAAAGAATGTCCAAATCAAATCGCTTCCGTTAACTGAAGCACAAAAAGAGCTAAATGATAAAAACTCTAATTCATTAAAGTATTATAAACTTCCATTGTATAGAAGAGATACTAATAAATATTATTGGTTTAATTATATAAAAGAAGAGGAAATAATATATTTCAAATATAATAGATGTAAAGATATGGAGATAGAAAGTGTGGTTTCTGTTGGTAAAAGAATAATTAAACTTATTAATAAAAATCCTATACAAAAGATTATAATAGATTTAAGAAATAATTTTGGAGGTAACTCTACTTTATTAGATACATTTATACAAGATTTAAGTAAAACCGACAAGATAAATAAAAAGGGAAGTATTTTTGTTATAGTCGGAAGAGAAAGCTTTTCATCAGCTTTACTTAATATGTTTTCCTTAAAAGAAAATACAAATGCTATATTTGTAGGAGAAGAATCAGGTGGAAAGCCTAACTGTTATGGAGAGGTAGAAAGATTTAGATTGATAAATTCAGGTCTTAATATATGCTATTCAACTAAATATTATGAACTTATTAGTGGCGAGGATCCGCATGCATTTATTCCTGATATAAAAATAGATTTAACTATAGATAATTATAAAAAAGCTGAAGATCCATGCCTTTCATATATTTTACGGGTATAA
- a CDS encoding GIY-YIG nuclease family protein, with translation MCYIYILKCSDNTLYTGWTVDIEKRLATHSIGKGAKYTRCRLPVELVYFEKHLDKISAQKREYAIKQLSRAEKLKLIQNLSSK, from the coding sequence ATGTGTTATATATATATACTTAAATGTTCTGACAACACCTTATATACTGGCTGGACAGTAGATATTGAAAAAAGGCTAGCTACTCACTCTATTGGTAAGGGTGCCAAATATACACGTTGTAGGCTTCCTGTGGAGCTTGTATACTTTGAAAAACATCTAGATAAAATCTCTGCTCAAAAAAGAGAATATGCAATAAAACAACTATCAAGAGCTGAAAAATTAAAGCTTATACAAAACCTTTCTTCAAAATAA